Proteins encoded in a region of the Raphanus sativus cultivar WK10039 chromosome 8, ASM80110v3, whole genome shotgun sequence genome:
- the LOC130494747 gene encoding probable enoyl-CoA hydratase 2, mitochondrial translates to MSFVKYLRRHSLLQLAGKRSISRSCMLQTCRTLIIETAPPESVKLNRLSGSDSGIVEVNLDRPVAKNAINKEMLKGLQNTFETIQQDSSARVVMITSLVPGVFCAGADLKERRTMTPSEVHTYVNSLRYMFSFIEALSIPTIAAIEGVALGGGLEMALSCDLRISGENAVFGLPETGLAVIPGAGGTQRLSRLVGRSVSKELIFTGRKIDAKEAANKGLVNFCVTAGEAHMKAMEVAQQINEKGPVAIKMAKKAIDEGIETNMASGLELEEMCYQKLLNTQDRLEGLAAFAEKRKPFYTGK, encoded by the exons AACGATCTATTAGCCGAAGTTGCATGCTTCAGACCTGCCGGACTCTCATCATTGAAACCGCTCCGCCTGAATCTGTCAAGCTTAACCGTCTCTCTGGTTCCGATTCTG GGATCGTCGAGGTCAATCTAGACAGGCCTGTGGCCAAAAATGCTATTAATAAGGAGATGCTAAAAGGTCTCCAGAACACATTTGAGACCATACAGCAAGATAGTTCCGCTAGAGTTGTCATGATTACAAGTCTCGTTCCTGGAGTTTTCTGTGCAGGTGCGGATCTCAAG GAACGTAGAACTATGACTCCATCTGAGGTTCACACATATGTCAACTCGTTGCGCTACATGTTCTCCTTCATAGAG GCATTGAGTATCCCAACTATTGCTGCAATAGAAGGTGTGGCACTAGGAGGTGGACTCGAAATGGCTTTATCCTGTGATCTTCGAATCTCTG GCGAAAATGCAGTATTTGGTTTGCCTGAAACAGGACTCGCTGTAATCCCTGG TGCTGGTGGAACACAAAGGCTCTCAAGGCTGGTTGGGAGATCGGTATCAAAGGAACTTATATTCACAGGTCGAAAGATTGATGCAAAAGAAGCTGCAAATAAAG GGCTAGTGAACTTTTGTGTTACGGCGGGTGAGGCTCATATGAAAGCAATGGAAGTGGCTCAGCAGATAAATGAGAAAGGTCCAGTGGCGATAAAGATGGCGAAGAAAGCGATAGATGAAGGAATAGAGACGAATATGGCTTCAGGTTTGGAGCTAGAGGAGATGTGTTATCAGAAGCTTCTTAACACTCAAGATCGTCTGGAAGGATTAGCTGCGTTTGCTGAGAAGCGTAAGCCTTTTTACACTGGCAAGTGA
- the LOC108820608 gene encoding formin-like protein 1 has translation MVETRSSKKPTQSGYKEDQNPRKFYSQFLFKALILALLCSLVPVFLSQTPELANQTRLLELLHMIFVGIAVSYGLFSRRNYDGGGGGGSNNDHNNTHFNLPKILEVSSSVFNVDHESGSDDSSGDHPHPHRRIQNKYQTKSTETGLSKDNESRFVDRVSSGVREKPLLLPVRSLNYSHLSDSGDGSGRWERVRSKRQLLKTLVDDDSTDALPSPIPWRSRSSMEIESQPLIKTPASLTSSSALSSSPRKSTPLPKLTSESGAKSAEDTVRKKELHSSPSPPPPPPLPAFYNSAPRKDYPPRSYRESVQKKKLTGGEFHPPPPPPPPPPPPTKLRVSSERRKTSEQKMKLDDRSVTRNSPTKVWWSDPTKEDTRQDMNKNDGTSFVGSKATEEPEDKEDMITENDIHERNCLNISDVDKKADEFIAKFREQIRLQRIESIKRSAYKISANSSR, from the coding sequence ATGGTGGAAACAAGAAGCTCGAAGAAACCAACTCAATCGGGTTACAAAGAAGATCAAAACCCTAGAAAATTCTACTCTCAATTCCTCTTCAAAGCCCTAATCCTCGCCCTGTTATGCTCCCTCGTACCTGTCTTCCTTTCTCAGACGCCAGAGCTCGCCAACCAAACCAGACTCCTCGAGCTTCTCCACATGATTTTCGTCGGCATCGCCGTCTCCTACGGCCTCTTCAGCCGCCGGAACTacgacggaggaggaggaggaggaagcaaTAACGATCATAACAATACTCATTTCAACTTGCCTAAGATTCTTGAAGTGTCATCCTCTGTTTTCAACGTGGATCACGAGAGTGGATCCGATGATTCCTCCGGCGACCACCCCCACCCCCACCGTAGGATTCAGAACAAGTACCAGACCAAAAGTACAGAGACTGGTCTTTCCAAAGACAACGAGAGTCGCTTCGTTGATCGAGTGAGTTCAGGGGTCAGAGAAAAGCCTCTGCTTTTGCCTGTTCGAAGCTTGAACTACTCTCACCTTTCTGATTCCGGCGATGGCTCCGGCAGATGGGAGAGAGTGAGATCAAAGAGACAGCTCCTAAAGACTCTCGTTGATGATGATAGCACTGATGCGCTTCCTTCTCCGATTCCATGGAGGTCAAGATCATCAATGGAGATTGAATCTCAGCCGTTGATCAAGACTCCGGCGAGTCTGACGTCATCTTCCGCTTTGTCTTCTTCGCCGAGAAAGTCGACGCCTTTACCTAAGCTCACATCGGAGTCTGGAGCGAAATCGGCTGAGGACACCGTGCGGAAGAAGGAGCTTCACTCATCACCGTCGCCTCCGCCACCGCCGCCGTTGCCGGCGTTTTATAACTCGGCGCCGAGAAAGGATTATCCTCCCCGAAGTTACAGAGAATCAGTTCAGAAGAAGAAACTCACAGGCGGTGAGTTTCATCCTCCTCCACCGCCGCCTccgccaccaccacctccgACGAAGCTAAGAGTAAGCAGCGAACGGAGAAAAACATCGGAGCAAAAGATGAAACTCGATGACCGTTCAGTTACGAGAAACTCTCCTACAAAAGTCTGGTGGTCTGATCCAACGAAAGAAGATACCAGACAAGACATGAACAAGAATGATGGGACAAGTTTCGTGGGAAGCAAGGCGACTGAAGAACCCGAGGATAAAGAAGATATGATCACAGAAAACGATATCCACGAAAGAAATTGTCTGAACATCAGTGACGTGGACAAGAAGGCTGATGAGTTCATTGCCAAGTTCAGAGAACAGATTAGGTTACAAAGAATCGAATCCATCAAGAGATCTGCATACAAGATCTCTGCAAATTCATCGAGGTAG
- the LOC108820612 gene encoding 2-oxoglutarate-Fe(II) type oxidoreductase hxnY isoform X1 translates to METSLVLPIIDISSPDKISSSTAKLIRKACLEHGFFYVKNHGISEELMEEVLRESKSFFNLPLDEKMSLLRRDLLGYTPLHAEKLDPSLTSSTGDSKESFYFGSLEGALAQRYPNQWPPEDLLPSWRQAMECYYKNVLSVGRKLLGLIALALDLDEGFFEQIGALNDPTAVVRLLRYPGEVISWDVETYGASAHSDYGMVTLLLTDGVPGLQVCRDKSRQPRVWEDVPGIRGAFIVNIGDMMERWTNGLFRSTLHRVMPVGKERYSVVFFLDPNPDCHVECLESCCSETSPPRFPPILAGDYIKERFRLTYES, encoded by the exons ATGGAGACGTCACTTGTACTTCCTATCATCGATATCTCTTCGCCGGACAAGATATCCTCATCCACCGCAAAGTTGATCCGTAAG GCATGTCTTGAACATGGGTTCTTCTATGTCAAGAACCATGGCATCTCTGAAGAATTGATGGAAGAGGTTTTGAGAGAGAGCAAAAGCTTCTTTAATCTCCCACTAGATGAGAAGATGTCTTTACTCCGCCGCGATCTTCTCGGTTATACTCCACTCCATGCTGAGAAACTCGACCCCTCCTTGACCTCCTCCACAG gtGATTCTAAGGAAAGCTTTTACTTTGGCTCTTTGGAAGGAGCTCTGGCTCAGCGTTATCCAAATCAATGGCCTCCTGaag ATCTCTTGCCATCATGGAGGCAAGCCATGGAATGTTACTACAAGAATGTCCT GTCCGTTGGTCGAAAGTTGCTCGGCTTGATTGCCTTGGCATTGGATTTAGATGAGGGTTTCTTCGAACAAATCGGAGCCTTGAATGATCCTACAGC AGTTGTTCGCCTCTTACGCTATCCAG GTGAAGTGATTTCGTGGGATGTAGAAACATATGGTGCCTCAGCTCACTCGGATTACGGGATGGTCACTCTTCTTTTAACCGATGGAGTCCCAGGACTTCAG GTTTGTAGAGACAAGTCAAGACAACCACGTGTTTGGGAAGATGTACCTGGAATTAGAGG GGCGTTCATTGTCAACATTGGTGATATGATGGAGAGATGGACAAATGGATTGTTCCG GTCTACACTGCACAGAGTGATGCCTGTTGGAAAAGAACGTTACTCG GTGGTTTTCTTCTTAGATCCCAATCCAGATTGTCACGTGGAATGTTTGGAGAGTTGTTGCAGCGAAACTTCTCCTCCAAG ATTCCCTCCTATCCTTGCCGGCGACTATATTAAGGAGCGTTTCAGGCTAACCTACGAGTCTTAG
- the LOC108820612 gene encoding uncharacterized protein LOC108820612 isoform X2, whose translation METSLVLPIIDISSPDKISSSTAKLIRKACLEHGFFYVKNHGISEELMEEVLRESKSFFNLPLDEKMSLLRRDLLGYTPLHAEKLDPSLTSSTGDSKESFYFGSLEGALAQRYPNQWPPEGEVISWDVETYGASAHSDYGMVTLLLTDGVPGLQVCRDKSRQPRVWEDVPGIRGAFIVNIGDMMERWTNGLFRSTLHRVMPVGKERYSVVFFLDPNPDCHVECLESCCSETSPPRFPPILAGDYIKERFRLTYES comes from the exons ATGGAGACGTCACTTGTACTTCCTATCATCGATATCTCTTCGCCGGACAAGATATCCTCATCCACCGCAAAGTTGATCCGTAAG GCATGTCTTGAACATGGGTTCTTCTATGTCAAGAACCATGGCATCTCTGAAGAATTGATGGAAGAGGTTTTGAGAGAGAGCAAAAGCTTCTTTAATCTCCCACTAGATGAGAAGATGTCTTTACTCCGCCGCGATCTTCTCGGTTATACTCCACTCCATGCTGAGAAACTCGACCCCTCCTTGACCTCCTCCACAG gtGATTCTAAGGAAAGCTTTTACTTTGGCTCTTTGGAAGGAGCTCTGGCTCAGCGTTATCCAAATCAATGGCCTCCTGaag GTGAAGTGATTTCGTGGGATGTAGAAACATATGGTGCCTCAGCTCACTCGGATTACGGGATGGTCACTCTTCTTTTAACCGATGGAGTCCCAGGACTTCAG GTTTGTAGAGACAAGTCAAGACAACCACGTGTTTGGGAAGATGTACCTGGAATTAGAGG GGCGTTCATTGTCAACATTGGTGATATGATGGAGAGATGGACAAATGGATTGTTCCG GTCTACACTGCACAGAGTGATGCCTGTTGGAAAAGAACGTTACTCG GTGGTTTTCTTCTTAGATCCCAATCCAGATTGTCACGTGGAATGTTTGGAGAGTTGTTGCAGCGAAACTTCTCCTCCAAG ATTCCCTCCTATCCTTGCCGGCGACTATATTAAGGAGCGTTTCAGGCTAACCTACGAGTCTTAG